One Flavobacteriales bacterium genomic window, GTTAATCAATGACATTAAATATCAAAAACATACTGTTCGACTTTGATGGCGTTATCCTTGATTCGATGACCACCAGAACAGAGGGTTTTAGACGGATATTTGAGCAGTTTCCGCAGCAGGAAGTTGAACAATTGATAGATTTTCATTTGTCCAATGGCGGTTGGTCGCGATTTGTAAAGATCAGACATTTTTTTGAACAAATACGCGGCGAGAAAACAACCGAAGATCAGATTATGGAGTACGCCAACGCGTATTCCGTGATTATGCGATCGTTACTCACCAATAAGGAAAATTTAATAGAGGAAACATTGGCCTTTATTAAAAACAACCATAAAAATTACATATTTCACATCGTTTCCGGCTCCGACCAAAACGAACTCCGCTTTTTATGCAAGGAACTTGACATTGATCACTACTTCAAGTCTATTTGGGGCTCGCCCACGCCTAAAAACACCTTGGTGAAAAACCTTATTGATAACGAAGGATACAATAAAAATGAAACCGTGCTGATAGGTGATTCGATCAATGACTTTGAAGCATCGGTTGATAACGACATTGCCTTTTATGGCTACAACAACCAAAACCTAATCGGAAAAGGAACGTATTTGTATAATTATTCCCTGTTTTCAGGCTAACATATTCCATGCTATTAATTAATATTCATTACCCTACCGAAAATTTACACAGCTTCATTAAAACCAATCAGAAATCCATAAAAAGGATTATTGACTTTAGCGGTTTGCTAAACAATGATAACATAAAGCTTGATGCCTTGAAAAATCTGAACCATTCGGAAAAAATACTGGAGCTGGGTACCAGGCATTACCTTGAGTTTTCAGGTGAACTTTCAAGAGAAAAATTTAACAGTCGAAAATTTTTCAGAGATGTTAAAATTGATGGTCTCCCGCTTTATTGGGTAACACCCTTGGGCGTTAAGTTTCCGTACAAATTTCATTTCAGAAATTTCTTTTTGTTGCTGAGCTATTTGAAAGTAGATAAACAGGACTACAGCGGGTACAACAAAATTGTAATTGCTCTGCCGGAAAATTGCCCTGAGCTTCAGGACACCATAAAACAACACATTGGCAGCGAGGCTCACAAACTGGAGTTTATCGCCCCCAACCAATCACTTTTTGCTTTCCGAAAGTTTACATCGTTTATTAAGCTTTACACCAAAAACGTTATGGACGTTATGAAATTCCGTATTTCATCCATAAATACGGAGAACATTGAGAAAAGTGATGGAAATTTCTTTTACTCCTTTCCTGTAATTGACAGCGACTCAAAATATGAAGTGGCAAGGGTGGATGACATTAACCATTTTGTAGAGAAAGAGCGTAACACAAGACTAAGTATGCTTCCGCAACGAATTTGGGTTCAACAAGCACAAGTTCCCGATTTTAAAATCTCAGAGGAATATTTACAGTCAAAACCGGGTATATTTCAACTTATAACCATTGGTTTACAATGTATTACAACCTTTTTACAGGTGTTGCTAATAAAACCGGAAAACCGCACAGTTCATAATGTTTACCTCAACACCGGCATTATAAAAAAACAAATGCTGCTTTCCATTCCAGGGTTGGTTTCAGATCTCATTCTGATGAAATGGATGGATAATTTTTTGAGGAAAAGAAACAAACCAACGGTCATCTTTTATGAAGATGAGTTTTACATAACCGGAAGATGTATTTCACACGTGATTGCTAAACACAAAGAAGTTAAAGGTATCGGCCACCAGCATGGTCAGTTTACCGATGTGCATACCGTTTACAACATTTCCACCAACGAAATGCAGCCGTTAAATTCGGCAACCGACGGTTTGCCAAAACCAACCTATTTTGTTGTTTGGGGTGATTACTTTAAAAACATTTACCTTAAAAACAATGCTGACGACGCAAGCTGTCTTACGTTGGGAAATCCGCAATTTATCCGAAAAAAGCAAAACCTGCCGGTGGTTTCCGCTTCACCCAAAAGGTTGTTGTGGTGCATTAGCAACAAAGAATTCTTTTTCCTTGAACTTCCTTACATAAAGTCGATCAACACAACACATCCAGAGTATAAAATAGCCATACGAAATCACCCGATTCGCGGTGTTACCATGCAGGAACTTGAAGAAAATTTGGAAAACAACTCCTACACGGTGAGTGAAGAACTGAACATTTACGACGACATACTGGCATCCGAAGTAATTTTTGTGAGTGGAATATCGACGGTTTTCATGGAATCGGCGGTTGCTGAGCGGCCGGTTTTCCGCATGATTGGCTCCTATCAGGACTCATCCATGGAAAAAGATTATGAAGGCCTTTATCATGTACGATCGGTTAAAGAGCTTGAAGAAAAATTTTTGAAGTATAAAACCAATACAACCGGCAACCATGCCGACAACTTCTTTTTATACCTGAAGAATGATCGCTGGAGTGAGTTCGTCCGAAGTTTATGAAACCGGTTGGCAAACCTTTGAAACCTTGCACTAAAAAAGAAATTTGTTAAAAAAAATCCTTTCACACTCGGTTCTTTACGCTATTGGACCACAAATTTCAAAAATTGCAAGCATTCTGGTTCTGCCGCTCATTACACCTTACCTAACCGCCACCGATTATGGAATTAGCGGCGTATTAACATCGTATAGCGGTTTGTTATCAGGCTTAACCGAAATGGGATTATCCATCATTTTGATAAACACATTTTACAAGTACCAAACCGGTGATAAATGGAAGTTTCATTGGAATAAAATTTATGGGTTTCTAACGTTGTGGTCAGTACTGTTTGCCATCCTGTTGGCCGTACTCATATTTGCAGTAATGCCCAAGGAAGCAGCCGCACAGCGTAACACCATCATTACCATTCTCTTTTTGCAGTCATCGTTGTTTGCCGCAACTACCATTGTTGGAGCCAGGTTATTTCAGATGTTGCAAAAACCGGCTTACATAAGCACAACCACTATAACCGTGGGGTTGGTTACCATTGCGGCCAACCTGTACACCATAAAATACCTGAAAATGGGTTTTATGGGCTGGTACTATTCAGGCTTTATCGGGAGTTTTCTGACCTTTGTATTTTACCTGGTTCCCTTAGTGAGGCGGTATAAGGTCATCCCGTCGTTTCACTTTAACCTTAAATACCTGAAACGCCAATTAAAACCGGCCGTTCCTACCATACCGCACAATTATTCAACGTATATTTTGGATAGTTCTGACCGAATGGTAATGGACAGGCTTGATGTGCCTATACAATCATTGGGTAATTATCAGGTGGGTTATTCATTCGGATCATACTTCAGTTTTTTCGGAACTGCCATTGGAATGGCTCAAGGCCCTATCATGGCTAAGCTTTGGTTTCAAAATGAACAGGATTCCAAACTCAAAATACGAAGTCTTG contains:
- a CDS encoding oligosaccharide flippase family protein, which translates into the protein MLKKILSHSVLYAIGPQISKIASILVLPLITPYLTATDYGISGVLTSYSGLLSGLTEMGLSIILINTFYKYQTGDKWKFHWNKIYGFLTLWSVLFAILLAVLIFAVMPKEAAAQRNTIITILFLQSSLFAATTIVGARLFQMLQKPAYISTTTITVGLVTIAANLYTIKYLKMGFMGWYYSGFIGSFLTFVFYLVPLVRRYKVIPSFHFNLKYLKRQLKPAVPTIPHNYSTYILDSSDRMVMDRLDVPIQSLGNYQVGYSFGSYFSFFGTAIGMAQGPIMAKLWFQNEQDSKLKIRSLVFLFQILFLSVGFLLAMWSREIIPVLYRNSAFKDAYVFSTIIFMSYVYFPLYWGSINKLYYSGQTTSLWKIAFVPGIANVILNIIFIPFFGPIAACVTTFCCLMYVGVSGYYVKAYKKLNDVNYHQIKWLAAIVLLTITVFLIKDIDVSYKIAITLGTLVLLALGWGKYKNRLVNILD
- a CDS encoding HAD family hydrolase, producing MTLNIKNILFDFDGVILDSMTTRTEGFRRIFEQFPQQEVEQLIDFHLSNGGWSRFVKIRHFFEQIRGEKTTEDQIMEYANAYSVIMRSLLTNKENLIEETLAFIKNNHKNYIFHIVSGSDQNELRFLCKELDIDHYFKSIWGSPTPKNTLVKNLIDNEGYNKNETVLIGDSINDFEASVDNDIAFYGYNNQNLIGKGTYLYNYSLFSG